The DNA window TAAAGCCAAAGGATGCAAAGATTGTTGTTATGGCAAGTGCAGTATTTTTGAATGAACAATACTCAAAACAGGTTCCTGGCAACTTAAACCTTGTTGTCAACAGTCTAAATTGGTTACAAGAAAAGAAAACCGATATTCAAATTGCTTCAAAGGATTTAACAATTGAAAGATTAAACATTAGCACAACACAGTCTTTAATAGTATCTGGGATTGCTGTTATTGTAATACCAGTAATTATATTCTTAGCTGGTCTTAGTGTATGGCTGAGGAGGAGACATCTATGAAGAAAACTTACAGGCTTATTGCTGCATTTGCTGTATTACTTGTTTTAGTTGGTGCATACATTTATGTTTTAAAGCATCCTAAGAAAGAAGCTACAAATAAAACACAACCTTCAAATTCTGTTCAAATACTTAAGAAAAATAAAGATGACATTGTAAAGGTTACTTTAGATGCTGATGGAACAGTTTTGACACTTTATAAGCAAAACGGCAAATGGTTAGCAAATAATATTAAAAACCCTGACTTTTTAAACCAAGATAAGATTGATGATATTGTTTTCACATTTTCAAGCCTTTTTGCTGAAAATGTAGTTGAAAGTAATCCAAAAGATTTATCAAAGTATGGTTTGCAAACACCTTTTGTTATTGGACAAGCAACATATAAAGATGGTTCAAAAGTGACATTATTATTAGGAGACAAAACAGCTGTTGGTAATACCTTTTATCTAATGAAGGATGGGGATAAAAGAGTATTTACTGTTTGGCAAAATATTGGTGATAATCTTATGACAAAACTAAACAGCTTGTTTACTGTAAGTTTACCTGAGCTTACATCAGATGAAATTCAATATATCAAAATTGTAAAAAAAGGTGAAAAAACTCTCGAATTAGTAAGAGAGGATGACACAAAGGCAAAAGATAAGCCTTATGATATTGGTAGTATATGGTTTTTAGCTCAACCTTATAGTGAGAAAAGAGCAGCTTCCTCCCAAGATTTATCGAGTGTAATTGAGAGTATTGCAAATATTACTCCTGAGGAAGTTGTTGAAGCAACATATGATTTTAAAAAATATGGCCTTGACAATCCTGTTGCAGAACTTATTGTAAAAGACAAAGAGAAAACCCTTGATATTATGATAGGTAATGCTAAAGATAGTGATTACACATATTTAAAACAAAGAAATTCAAATATTATTTATACTATAAGCAATTCTAATATTGACTTTTTAAGAACCACAACACCTTTTAAAGTAGCTGATAAGTTTGCTTTTATTGCAAATATAGATTATGTTAAGAAGATTGAGATATCGCATGGTAATAAAACACATGTGATAACACAAGATAGAAAACTTGTGAAGAAAGCAAAGAGTGCAGATGAACAAGATGAATATCAATCAACCTTTAAAGTAGATGGTAAAAAGATTGATGAAGATCTCTTTAGAAAATTTTATCAAATTTTGGTTGGTATCTTAGTTGATGGTGAAAATGATAAAAAGCCATCCGGTGAGGCTGACTATACTTTGAAGTATTATTTTTCAAATGGTAATACTGACATAGTTAAATTTATACCTTATAATGATGATTTCTATATTGTTGATAAGAATGGACATACTGATTTTGTTTCATCAAAAGAACAAATGGTAAGAATGTATCAAGACCTCGAAAACTTAATTGTCGGCAAGTTTAAGCCACTTGACTAGTTTAAAAAAAAATAGTTTTTAGTTATTCTTGTTGTTATATAAAATGAGAGGGTGTCCCAAAAGATTATTGAGCACCCTCTCATTTTTTATCTATTGATGATTTTTTCCATAAGTAATTTAGTAGTTTTTGCAAACTTCTAATTTGATGAGTTTAATCTTTTAGTCTTCTCCACCAAGGACTCTAATATAGTCAACGTATGGGTCTGCAGTTCCTTGGAGTTGGCAGTCCTCTTCTTTTAGCATTTTTATATAATCAACCAAATCCTTTGTAATTCTTTCACCAGGTAATATAAGTGGTATCCCTGGAGGATAAGCCATAACCATTTCACCTGAAATTTCACCAACAGCATTTTCCAGACGAACTGTCTTCTTCTGACTGTAAAATGCATCACGTGGAGACACAATAACCTGTGGAGAATGTGGCACTATTGTTGATGTTTTTATTTCTTTAACACCAAGTTTTTTTGACATATCCTTTAATGCTTCAATTAGTTTTTCTAGGCTTTCTTGTGTGTCTCCAAGTGAAATTATTGCAAGGATATTATATAGGTCTGACATTTCAACTTGAATATTATATTGCTCTCTTAATATCCTTTCAGCTTCATAACCTGTAATACCGAGTTTTCTTACATTAATACCAAGCTTTGTTTCATCAAAGTCATAAACACCTGGTGTTCCAATAAGCTCTTTACCAAAAGCATAAAGACCTTCAATTTTATTTATCTCATCTCTTGCCATTCTTGAAAGTCTAAGTGTCTCTTCAAGCATCTCTTCACCATAAATAGCAAGCTGCTTTCTTGCAACATCAAGAGAGCACATGAGGATATATGATGAACTTGTTGTCATAGTAAGATTTAATGTTTGTTTTACTGCCTCTGGATGAATTTTATGTCCTCTTAAAAGTAGTGCTGAGCTTTGTGTAAGTGATCCACCTGTCTTATGTGTAGATACAGCACTCATGTCTGCTCCAACTTCCATAGCAGTAAGCGGAAAATCGTTATGAAATCCCATATGAGCTCCATGTGCTTCATCAACAAGCACTGCCATACCAAATTTGTGAGCAGTTCTTGTTATTGATTTTAAGTCACTTGCTACACCATAATAAGTAGGGTTTATTACAAATACTGCTTTTGCATAAGGGTGCTTAACAATAGCCTTTTTTACATTATCTATTGTAACCCCCATAGCAACACCAATATCATTGTTTATCTCCGGCTGAACATAAACAGGAATGGCCCCGCTTAAAATAATACCACCAAAAGCACTTTTATGAGCATTACGAGGCAATATTACTTCATCACCTGGCTCACATGCAGCCATTATCATTGCTTGGACGCCTGATGTTGTCCCATTTACAAGAAAATAAGCATACTGTGCATCAAAGGCACTTGCAAAAAGTTTTTCGGCTTCATAGATAACACCAATTGGATTATTTGCGTTGTCCAAGTCTTCCATGCCATTTAAGTCCATTAGCATTACATTTTCGCCAACAAATTCTGTAAACTCCTTAAGACCATTACCATGTTTATGCCCTGGAACATGGAATGGGACAACCTTTCTCTCAATATGTCTTTTCACAGCATCAAATAAGGGGGTTTTGCTCTGATCTTCTTTAGTCACCTTTTATTAATCCTCCACCTAAAAAATTTCTTCCACTGATTGATTATTATATCACAGTAGAGAATTTTTAAAAGATATTTATTCAAAAAAAATCCTCTTTATACCCTTAATTATATAAATTTCTGTTATTAGCTCATTAATGTTTGTGTTTTCTGGTATTGCTATTGTATATGATATTTTTTCTGTATTATTTTGATATTCTTCAACATTAACATCTTTGATTGTTATTGACAGCATTTCAAAAATTGAGGATATTTTTTGTATATTCTCTTTCATCCCTTCCCCTTCAATAGAAAGCTTTTTAAGAACCCCTTTTGAAATAAATTTAATCTCTATCTTTTTTAAAAATATTAATGTAAGATAAACAGCAATAAATGTGATTATGGCACCTTGATAATATCCAATTCCTATTGCAAGTCCTATACAAGATACTGCCCAAAGTGTTGCTGCTGTTGTAAGTCCTTTTACTGTTACCCCATCCTTTATGATTGTGCCAGCACCCAAAAAACCGATACCAGATATAACCTGGGCACCTAATCTTGCAACATCAATTTGTGTTTTTGGTGGATAATAAGTTTTAAAGATATACAACGATGTCATCATAACTAATGTAGAACCAACGCATACCAAAATATGAGTTCTAAAGCCTGCTGGTCTATGCACATTTTCCCTTTCAACACCAATCAATCCACCTATAATAATTGCCAATACAATTTTAATTAATTCTTCTATCATGCGTATTCACCAAAAAATAATAGTATAAGATTATTATAATAATTATATGAAAAAATTAAAGGGATTGTGAAAGATATCTCCCACAATCCCTTTTCATCTTCTGTTTGTTATACAGCGTTGTGAACAAATGCAACAATCTTTTTACAAGGAATATCAACAACTGAGCCAAGACCGCAAAATCTTCTCTTTCTTGGGCAACATCTATCTCTTCTTCTGTGTCCGCAATGACGGTCTCTATCTCGGTCTCCATCAAAATCATCAAAGTCTAAATCTTCATCCCACATTCTTGTATGGTACATTATTGGATCATCTGGTGGTGTTCCCATGCTAACAATTAACCTTGCAAACTTTGGTGTAACTAATGCTAACACTCCAGTAAATCCACTACCGCTTTCCCCGCCACTTTCAGTAAATATTGTAACTGTTTCTCCTAAAAATCTTCTCATATGTTCACAGATATCACGATGCCCGCCATGTTCGCCGCCAACAAAGCCTTCAAATTCTTCAGACATATACTAAACCTCCTATATTGGTTTTCCTATTAACATAATATGTCTTATAGGAGGTTTTGTTACCATAAGTTAGCTACCAAAATCCTCTATAATCTTTATTGCTTGTTCATAAGTGTCTACTACTATTCCATTTTTTAAATCTTCAATTTGTTTATTGCTGAGGTTTTTTATGTCAATTGGTGTAATAAGTTTTAATGTTTCTCCATCACGCGGTTGAGAATAAAAAATAGCTACTCTATCATCTTTTATTGAAATAATAAAATGGTTAGGACAAAGGCCATCAAAAACCCTGCTAAGTATTACATAGTTAGGGCTATAATGCTCTAATGTCCAACCTCTATATATTTTTTGTATATCTGTTTTATAAAGCCCTATATATTCTGGATCAAAATATGACTGTTCCTCAACAATATGCCCACACTTTTTAAAATACTTACGCAAAACCAACACTGTATCATTATTTATTTTTTGAAGTGTTGATTTGTTTGCAATATTGGCTATTTCTGTTATATTTTTGCCTTTTAGCTCATCACGAGTTTTTATTTGTTTACTATTAATAGTAAATGTATATCCAATTGCGAATGACACAATAAAAATCACAATTAAAAAAGCGGTAAAAATAAAGGATTTAAAGTAAGTTCTCATGGAAAGCCTCCATGTTTTTTTATTACTATTATTCCCTTATTTTTCACCGCTATACATAAACTTATTCTTCCCAGTTGTGATATACTTCTTTTACATCATCATTATCTTCAAGCAAATCAATCAGTTTTCTCATTTTTATAGAATTTTCTTCATCTAATTTAACTGTTGTTTGTGGAATTAATTCTACTTGAGCTTCTAAAAATGTGTAGCCCTCTTTTTCAAGTGCTTCACGAACTTGAGTAAAATCATCTGGTGATGTAATAATTTCATATACATCATCAGAAGAATTAAAATCTTCAGCACCTAAATCAAGAGCTTTAAGCATTAGCTCATCTTCATTTGGAAAGCTTTCTTTTTCAATAATAATAACACCTTTTCTATTAAACATCCAAGAAACGCAGCCTGTTTGACCAAGATTCCCACCAAACTTGTCAAACAAATGCCTTATTTCGCCTGCTGTTCTATTTCTGTTGTTTGTCATTGCTTCGACAATAACAGCCACACCTTCTGGCCCGTATCCTTCGTATGTAATGTCTTCATAACCACTTGTGTCAACATCTCCAGCAGCTTTCTTTATAAATCCCATAATCTTATCCATTGGCATATTAGCAGCTCTTGCTTTTGCGATTACATCTCTTAGCCTTGAGTTAGCCTCCGGATCTGGGTTAGATTTTGCAACAACCATTAATTCTCTACCTAATTTTGTGAACAACTTACCTTTTTGAGCATCTGTTTTTTCTTTTTTATGCTTAATATTTGCCCATTTTGAATGACCTGACATTATAATCCCCCTATAAAAACATTTACTTCACAAACAGATTATAAATTTTAAAAGTTTTAAAGTCAAATGTTTTTTTTGCATATACTTATTAAGACTAATATTTTTGTATAATGTAATGAAGAATAAGATTTTAAATCAAGTTTTAATATTATCGGCATGTAATATTGTCACAACATCATTATTTTTCTTTTACAGAGTGTTGATTTCTCGTCAGATTAGTTCAGAAGGAATGGGCCTTTTTACATTTGCAATGACAGCCTATTTTCTTTTTTATAGCTTTTCAAGTGGTGGCATTGCAGTTTCTATTTCAAAAAACATAGCTGAAAACTCTAATATCAAAGGCTATCCTGAAAAGGTTAAATTTATTATCGGTCGTTTTGTTCTTTTATTAAGTTTTATTGTTACTATGATATTTCTTCTACTCAATGGGTGGATCTGCAATAATATTTACAAAACTCCTATACTTCAAAATAACCTTTATCCACTTATTTTTTGCGTTATAATAGTAAGCCAGTCAGCAATCTATAAAGGTTACTTTTATGGACTTCAAAAGCCTCTTACACCAGCACTCGCTGAAATATTTGAAAATATCATGAGAATTTCGATAGTATCATTAATATTTATGACTTTTACTTTAGATTGGAATAAAAAGATTTTTGTTAGTATTTTGGGAATTCCAATAGGTGAGATTTCAAGCTTTTCTTTCTTATTAATAGGTTATTTGATAAAGAATAAAAGTATTAGATTAAGTGTTACTTTTTCTGATTTATCAAAGATTATAGTAGATGTGCTTAAAATTTCTATTCCGCTTGCTATAATAGGTATATTATCAAATGTCTTTCAAACCATCGAAAACTCTGTTGTACCTAAGCTTTTTCAAAATAATAATATAAACTTTGAAAAAGCCATATCAATCTTTGGTGTAATAAATGGTATGAGTTATCCTGTCGCCTTCTTACCTGCTGTATTGATTACTTCGCTTTCAACAGTTATAGTTCCAACTGTTTCTGAATTACATGGAAATAAAAAAGCTTTGTCAAGAAGGATAAATAAATTTATATTAGTCACAATTGCAATATCACTGCCAATTATGGTTATTTACTATATTTATCCAAATGAGATATGCTTTCTTCTTTTTAAAAACAAAGAGGCAGGTATATATCTAAAAGCAATTGTACCTGCACTTAGTTTTTATTATCTTTCTATAACCTTGTCGAGCATCCTCAATGCTTTATCAGAGGCAAGCTTTAACTTTTATCAAAATACAGTAATATCAATACTAAGGCTTGCAAGTTATATAACCTTCTTGGGCTTATTTAGAGATATCAAGTGGTATATTATTCTTACTAATGTATTTGCCGTAATCACATGTATTGTTATGATAGGAAGGATATCAAAGGTCAAATTCGACTTTGATAAAAATATCTATAAAAAGATTATTTACCTCACATTAGCATGTGTTATTGCAGTAATAATATCTTTCATAATCCCTACAAAAAGTATTCTATTAAACATCATTACAATAGTATCAGTCTACTTCCTCTTCTGTGCCATAATCATAGCACGTTAGCCAACCAAAACAGTGAGCCAACGGGGACGATTACGGGTGGAAGAAGAGTGTGACAAGAAAAACCGTCCCCAATGTCACAACTAGCGATTTCTCTTTTGTAATACCATATGTTTTTTGGGTTGTTTCGTATAGTGAGATAAGGTAAGCTATCTCTGATAGCTTGAGTACAAACATGTGTATAGGTAAGAAGCTAAATATTACCCCAAGAAGAATTATATATATGGGTATCAAAAATGGAACAGTAACAGATGTTATTGCAAATGATATAGAGTATTTTTTTCTATTCAAAAGCCAAACTAAGAAGTATATCAAGATTATCTCTACAATAAGCTTTAGGGCAAGAGATGAAAAGTTTGAAATAACAAAGTTTATTAGTCTAAAATTCTCGGTTTCAGATTTTACACTGCTAAAATAAAACATATAGGTATCTTGTAAAACAAATATCCCTTTGAAAAACTTGAATTGAGCAAAAGCGTAAACAACAAGCAGAAGAAAGTACACAAAGAATATCTCTATACCTGATATATAGTCATTGGATATTGCTAAATCCCGTATTAATTTCATTGGTTTTAAAAGTCCTTTTTTTATAAAACCTTCCTTGAAAATACTCAATTTAATCAACCCCAAGATTTATTTAAATAGCTTCTATAGTATCACATACATTGTCAATTAATACGCCACCTGATGTTAGTTCTGTGATTTCTTTTATGAAAGAATCAAACTCTTCTTTTGAAATTACAATATCTAAATCAACCACATCAGAATAATTGATTTCTATTATTTTTGAAGAAAACCTTTCTAATAGTTTTTTAGTCTGCTCCAAAAAGCTATATTCAACTATTATTTTAAACCTCTTACAATCAATATACCTCAATATACCTGCTTTTTCAATAGCAAGAGAGGCAGATTTGCTATAAGCCCTTGTAAGTCCACCAGCACCAAGAAGTATTCCTCCAAAATATCTTGTTACAACAATTAAAACATTCTTAAGATTATTTCTCTTAATAACCTCCATTACAGGAAGCCCTGCTGTCCCTTGAGGTTCGCCGTCATCTGAATACTTTTGAATAGGATAATCAATGCCATATGTATATGCATAAACATTGTGTGTTGCATCATAATACTTTGATCTTATATTATTTAAATAAAAATCAACCTCTTCTTGATTTTCAACGTGAAAAATGGAGGAAATAAAAACTGACTTTTTCTCAATCCATTCAACTTGAACATTCTCTTTTATTGTTAAATACATTCTTATCACCAAATAAAAATATTAGCCGCACTCTTATTCACAATAAAAATGCGGCTAATATCTATTATATGCGTTGATTTAAATATTTACAAGCTGTTTATATTGTTCAAAAGCAAGAGATGCTAAAGCCCTGTCCTGACTATAAGTAATTTTTGAAAGTGCATCTTCTAATGTAAAATAACCTGCATCAAATACATTCTCTTCATGATTTTCCTTGAGAAAATCTTCAGATGTGGCCTCCATTATATACCATGTAATCTTATTGCATACTGGTCTTTGACGTGTAACTGAAAAGAATTCGTAACTTGTTTGCCCTGCAGATGAAAGGATTTTAGCATCAATACCTACTTCTTCTTTTACCCTTTTT is part of the Caldicellulosiruptoraceae bacterium PP1 genome and encodes:
- a CDS encoding DUF4340 domain-containing protein; translated protein: MKKTYRLIAAFAVLLVLVGAYIYVLKHPKKEATNKTQPSNSVQILKKNKDDIVKVTLDADGTVLTLYKQNGKWLANNIKNPDFLNQDKIDDIVFTFSSLFAENVVESNPKDLSKYGLQTPFVIGQATYKDGSKVTLLLGDKTAVGNTFYLMKDGDKRVFTVWQNIGDNLMTKLNSLFTVSLPELTSDEIQYIKIVKKGEKTLELVREDDTKAKDKPYDIGSIWFLAQPYSEKRAASSQDLSSVIESIANITPEEVVEATYDFKKYGLDNPVAELIVKDKEKTLDIMIGNAKDSDYTYLKQRNSNIIYTISNSNIDFLRTTTPFKVADKFAFIANIDYVKKIEISHGNKTHVITQDRKLVKKAKSADEQDEYQSTFKVDGKKIDEDLFRKFYQILVGILVDGENDKKPSGEADYTLKYYFSNGNTDIVKFIPYNDDFYIVDKNGHTDFVSSKEQMVRMYQDLENLIVGKFKPLD
- a CDS encoding aminotransferase class I/II-fold pyridoxal phosphate-dependent enzyme encodes the protein MTKEDQSKTPLFDAVKRHIERKVVPFHVPGHKHGNGLKEFTEFVGENVMLMDLNGMEDLDNANNPIGVIYEAEKLFASAFDAQYAYFLVNGTTSGVQAMIMAACEPGDEVILPRNAHKSAFGGIILSGAIPVYVQPEINNDIGVAMGVTIDNVKKAIVKHPYAKAVFVINPTYYGVASDLKSITRTAHKFGMAVLVDEAHGAHMGFHNDFPLTAMEVGADMSAVSTHKTGGSLTQSSALLLRGHKIHPEAVKQTLNLTMTTSSSYILMCSLDVARKQLAIYGEEMLEETLRLSRMARDEINKIEGLYAFGKELIGTPGVYDFDETKLGINVRKLGITGYEAERILREQYNIQVEMSDLYNILAIISLGDTQESLEKLIEALKDMSKKLGVKEIKTSTIVPHSPQVIVSPRDAFYSQKKTVRLENAVGEISGEMVMAYPPGIPLILPGERITKDLVDYIKMLKEEDCQLQGTADPYVDYIRVLGGED
- a CDS encoding MgtC/SapB family protein; this encodes MIEELIKIVLAIIIGGLIGVERENVHRPAGFRTHILVCVGSTLVMMTSLYIFKTYYPPKTQIDVARLGAQVISGIGFLGAGTIIKDGVTVKGLTTAATLWAVSCIGLAIGIGYYQGAIITFIAVYLTLIFLKKIEIKFISKGVLKKLSIEGEGMKENIQKISSIFEMLSITIKDVNVEEYQNNTEKISYTIAIPENTNINELITEIYIIKGIKRIFFE
- a CDS encoding BofC C-terminal domain-containing protein — its product is MRTYFKSFIFTAFLIVIFIVSFAIGYTFTINSKQIKTRDELKGKNITEIANIANKSTLQKINNDTVLVLRKYFKKCGHIVEEQSYFDPEYIGLYKTDIQKIYRGWTLEHYSPNYVILSRVFDGLCPNHFIISIKDDRVAIFYSQPRDGETLKLITPIDIKNLSNKQIEDLKNGIVVDTYEQAIKIIEDFGS
- a CDS encoding YebC/PmpR family DNA-binding transcriptional regulator; its protein translation is MSGHSKWANIKHKKEKTDAQKGKLFTKLGRELMVVAKSNPDPEANSRLRDVIAKARAANMPMDKIMGFIKKAAGDVDTSGYEDITYEGYGPEGVAVIVEAMTNNRNRTAGEIRHLFDKFGGNLGQTGCVSWMFNRKGVIIIEKESFPNEDELMLKALDLGAEDFNSSDDVYEIITSPDDFTQVREALEKEGYTFLEAQVELIPQTTVKLDEENSIKMRKLIDLLEDNDDVKEVYHNWEE
- a CDS encoding oligosaccharide flippase family protein; the encoded protein is MKNKILNQVLILSACNIVTTSLFFFYRVLISRQISSEGMGLFTFAMTAYFLFYSFSSGGIAVSISKNIAENSNIKGYPEKVKFIIGRFVLLLSFIVTMIFLLLNGWICNNIYKTPILQNNLYPLIFCVIIVSQSAIYKGYFYGLQKPLTPALAEIFENIMRISIVSLIFMTFTLDWNKKIFVSILGIPIGEISSFSFLLIGYLIKNKSIRLSVTFSDLSKIIVDVLKISIPLAIIGILSNVFQTIENSVVPKLFQNNNINFEKAISIFGVINGMSYPVAFLPAVLITSLSTVIVPTVSELHGNKKALSRRINKFILVTIAISLPIMVIYYIYPNEICFLLFKNKEAGIYLKAIVPALSFYYLSITLSSILNALSEASFNFYQNTVISILRLASYITFLGLFRDIKWYIILTNVFAVITCIVMIGRISKVKFDFDKNIYKKIIYLTLACVIAVIISFIIPTKSILLNIITIVSVYFLFCAIIIAR
- a CDS encoding YigZ family protein — its product is MYLTIKENVQVEWIEKKSVFISSIFHVENQEEVDFYLNNIRSKYYDATHNVYAYTYGIDYPIQKYSDDGEPQGTAGLPVMEVIKRNNLKNVLIVVTRYFGGILLGAGGLTRAYSKSASLAIEKAGILRYIDCKRFKIIVEYSFLEQTKKLLERFSSKIIEINYSDVVDLDIVISKEEFDSFIKEITELTSGGVLIDNVCDTIEAI
- a CDS encoding NUDIX hydrolase; protein product: MLIRNCAGGVIFYQGKIFIMKNEKNEWVFPKGVIKNGDIAPEVATKRVKEEVGIDAKILSSAGQTSYEFFSVTRQRPVCNKITWYIMEATSEDFLKENHEENVFDAGYFTLEDALSKITYSQDRALASLAFEQYKQLVNI